One Drosophila subobscura haplotype 1A mitochondrion, complete genome genomic window carries:
- the ND4 gene encoding NADH dehydrogenase subunit 4 has translation MLKLVLFLLFLSPICFINNIYWMVQMLLFLVSFIFLMMNNKMNYWSEISYFLGCDILSYGLILLSLWICSLMLLASESVNKYNNYKNLFLLNILILLLLLILTFSSMNLFMFYLFFESSLIPTLFLILGWGYQPERLQAGVYLLFYTLLVSLPMLIGIFYLMNEVGSMNFYLMNNYMFNYDLLYFCLLCAFLVKMPMFLVHLWLPKAHVEAPVSGSMILAGIMLKLGGYGLLRVISFLQLMNLKYSFVWISISLVGGVLVSLICLRQTDLKALIAYSSVAHMGIALAGLLTMTYWGLSGSYTLMIAHGLCSSGLFCLANVSYERLGSRSLLINKGLLNFMPAMTLWWFLLSSANMAAPPTLNLLGEISLLNSIVSWSWLSMIMLSFLSFFSAAYTLYLYSFSQHGKLFSGVYSFSGGKIREFLLMFLHWLPLNLLILKSDSCMLWL, from the coding sequence ATGTTAAAATTAGTATTATTTTTATTATTTTTATCACCAATTTGTTTTATTAATAATATTTACTGAATGGTACAAATATTATTATTTTTAGTAAGATTTATTTTTTTAATAATAAATAATAAAATAAATTACTGGTCAGAAATTTCTTATTTTTTAGGTTGTGATATTTTGTCTTATGGATTAATTTTGTTAAGTTTATGAATTTGTTCTTTGATGTTATTAGCCAGAGAAAGTGTTAATAAATATAATAATTATAAAAATTTATTTTTATTAAATATTTTAATTTTATTATTATTATTAATTTTAACTTTCAGTAGAATAAATTTATTTATATTTTATTTATTTTTCGAAAGAAGTTTAATTCCTACTTTATTTTTAATTTTAGGTTGGGGTTATCAACCTGAACGTTTACAAGCTGGTGTTTATTTATTATTTTATACCTTGTTAGTTTCTTTACCTATATTAATTGGTATCTTTTATTTAATAAATGAGGTTGGTTCTATAAATTTTTATTTAATAAATAATTATATATTTAATTATGATTTATTATATTTTTGTTTATTATGTGCTTTTTTAGTAAAAATACCTATATTTTTAGTTCATTTATGATTACCTAAAGCTCATGTTGAAGCTCCGGTTTCTGGATCAATAATTTTAGCTGGTATTATATTAAAATTAGGGGGTTATGGGTTATTACGAGTTATTTCATTTTTACAGTTAATAAATTTAAAATATAGATTTGTATGAATTAGAATTAGTTTAGTTGGTGGAGTTTTAGTTAGATTAATTTGTTTACGTCAAACTGATTTAAAGGCTTTAATTGCTTATTCTTCAGTTGCTCATATGGGTATTGCGTTAGCTGGTCTTTTAACCATAACATATTGAGGTTTAAGAGGTTCTTATACGTTAATAATTGCTCATGGTTTATGTTCTTCTGGATTATTTTGTTTAGCCAATGTTTCTTATGAACGATTAGGAAGACGAAGATTATTAATTAATAAGGGTTTATTAAATTTTATACCAGCTATAACATTATGGTGATTTTTGTTGAGTTCAGCAAATATAGCAGCTCCTCCTACATTAAATTTATTGGGAGAAATTTCTTTATTAAATAGAATTGTTTCTTGGTCTTGATTATCAATAATTATATTATCTTTTTTATCTTTTTTTAGAGCTGCTTATACTTTATATCTTTATTCTTTTAGACAACATGGAAAATTATTTTCTGGTGTATATTCTTTTAGAGGAGGTAAAATTCGTGAATTTTTATTAATATTTTTGCATTGATTGCCTTTAAATTTATTAATTTTAAAAAGAGATTCTTGTATATTATGATTATAA
- the ND4L gene encoding NADH dehydrogenase subunit 4L, which produces MIMILYWSLPMILFILGLFCFVSNRKHLLSMLLSLEFIVLMLFFMLFIYLNMLNYEIYFSMMFLTFSVCEGALGLSILVSMIRTHGNDYFQSFSIM; this is translated from the coding sequence ATGATTATAATTTTATATTGAAGTTTACCTATAATTTTATTTATTTTAGGTTTATTTTGTTTTGTTTCTAATCGAAAACATTTACTTTCAATATTATTAAGTTTAGAATTTATTGTTTTGATATTATTTTTTATACTATTTATTTATTTAAATATGTTAAATTATGAAATTTATTTTAGAATAATATTTTTAACTTTTAGAGTATGTGAAGGGGCTCTTGGGCTATCAATTTTAGTTTCAATAATTCGAACACATGGGAATGATTATTTTCAATCTTTTAGAATTATATAA
- the ND6 gene encoding NADH dehydrogenase subunit 6 has protein sequence MIQLILYSLIFTTSIIFLNMIHPLAMGLTLLIQTIFICLISGLMTKSFWYSYILFLIFLGGMLVLFIYVTSLASNEMFNLSIKLTLFSMMILILLFIMSIFIDKSYTTFFLMNNEMDSIFNLNSYFLENSLSLNKLYNFPTNLVTILLMNYLLITLIVVVKITKLFKGPLRMMN, from the coding sequence ATTATTCAATTAATTCTATATTCATTAATTTTTACCACATCAATTATTTTTTTAAATATAATTCATCCTTTAGCTATAGGTCTAACATTATTAATTCAAACAATTTTCATTTGTTTAATTTCAGGATTAATAACAAAAAGTTTTTGATACTCTTATATTTTATTTTTAATTTTTTTAGGGGGAATATTAGTTTTATTTATTTATGTAACATCACTAGCTTCTAATGAAATATTTAATTTATCAATTAAACTAACTTTATTTTCAATAATAATTTTAATTTTATTATTTATTATAAGAATTTTTATTGATAAATCTTATACAACATTTTTTTTAATAAATAATGAAATAGATTCAATTTTTAACTTAAATTCTTATTTTTTAGAAAATTCTTTATCATTAAATAAACTTTATAATTTTCCAACTAATCTTGTAACAATTTTATTAATAAATTATTTGTTAATTACACTAATTGTTGTAGTAAAAATTACTAAATTATTCAAAGGACCTCTTCGTATAATAAATTAA